From a region of the Brevibacterium siliguriense genome:
- a CDS encoding ATP-dependent DNA ligase, producing MARREQKVTVERHRLTLSNLDKVLYPETGTTKGEILDYCAKIAPHLIRHSRDRIATRKRWVDGVGTPDDPGDVFFEKNLPESAPSWIRTRAIRHSTGTKRYPLVNDLATLTYLTQMAALEIHVPQWTVSAGAKDPGTIDSESRYPDRMVFDLDPGPGRDLADCIDVAQLVRELLEGMGLDAYPVTSGSKGIHLYAPLDGSASSQEVSGVAHELARSLEADHRKLIVSAMKKTLRENKVLIDWSQNSASKTTVAPYSLRGRFTPTVAAPRSWDEFDDPATVEQVRFEEVLDRIDDVGDLLETLVEAVGGIASAPESEADPESHANSKSEETPEAERDRLEIYRSKRDPKRTSEPVPAKQGTSGDELSFVIQEHHARSLHWDFRLEHDGVLVSWALPKGPPTDPGKNHLAVQTEDHPLEYGSFEGTIPKGEYGAGDVEIWDSGTCDIEKWNEGREVIAVLYGRDDGGLGGVQRFALFNTGSHGPNKDPEKNWMIHLMEDEPKKAAPSAGRKRAALPADLSPMLASVGDIDSVRREAEDWAFEMKWDGIRALARVQPGDADRSSVELTSRNGRDMTNTYPELRELAECVDVDCILDGEIVALGRGSRPDFGGLQRRMGLSRDSDVEREQRRTPVYLMLFDVLHADGTSLLRAPYTQRRERLFDLVTESEHIQIPDTFEGSVDAAFESSRKLRLEGVMAKRTDSVYLPGKRTRTWAKLKHASTRDVIIVGWRTGEGERADSFASLLVAAHDDGLHYLGRVGTGFDGEALQSLRARLDRRSRKTPALTVPAAESRDAHWVRPDLVGEVRFSGLTEAGRLRHPVWRGLRSDIDAEDVRV from the coding sequence ATGGCACGCCGCGAGCAGAAGGTGACGGTCGAGCGCCATCGGCTGACATTGAGCAATCTGGACAAGGTCCTCTACCCGGAGACCGGCACGACCAAGGGCGAGATCCTCGACTATTGTGCCAAGATCGCCCCGCACCTCATCCGCCATTCCCGGGACCGGATCGCTACACGCAAACGCTGGGTCGACGGAGTCGGCACTCCCGATGACCCCGGGGATGTGTTCTTCGAGAAGAACCTGCCCGAATCCGCTCCGTCGTGGATCCGAACACGCGCGATCCGACATTCCACCGGCACCAAACGATATCCCCTGGTCAACGATCTTGCGACGCTGACGTATCTCACGCAGATGGCCGCGCTCGAGATCCATGTCCCCCAGTGGACGGTGAGTGCGGGGGCGAAGGATCCCGGCACGATCGATTCCGAGAGCAGGTACCCTGACCGGATGGTCTTCGACCTCGACCCGGGCCCAGGACGCGATTTGGCCGACTGCATCGATGTGGCTCAGCTCGTCCGCGAACTGCTCGAGGGCATGGGACTCGACGCATACCCGGTGACCAGCGGGTCCAAAGGCATCCACCTCTATGCACCGCTGGACGGGTCGGCAAGCTCGCAGGAGGTCTCCGGTGTCGCCCATGAACTCGCCCGCAGCCTCGAAGCCGATCACCGGAAGCTCATCGTCTCAGCGATGAAGAAGACGCTGCGGGAGAACAAGGTGCTCATCGATTGGTCGCAGAACTCGGCGTCCAAGACCACCGTGGCTCCGTATTCCCTGCGCGGACGCTTCACCCCGACTGTCGCCGCTCCCCGCAGTTGGGACGAATTCGACGACCCGGCAACCGTCGAGCAGGTGCGCTTCGAGGAGGTCCTCGACCGGATCGACGATGTGGGCGACCTCCTCGAAACCCTCGTCGAGGCGGTCGGAGGAATCGCCTCGGCGCCGGAGTCCGAAGCGGATCCGGAGTCCCACGCGAACTCGAAGTCAGAAGAGACCCCGGAAGCCGAGCGCGACCGGTTGGAAATCTACCGGTCCAAACGGGATCCGAAGCGCACGAGCGAACCCGTCCCAGCGAAACAGGGAACGAGCGGAGACGAACTGAGTTTCGTCATCCAAGAACACCACGCGAGGAGCCTCCACTGGGACTTCCGACTCGAACACGATGGGGTATTGGTTTCCTGGGCGCTGCCGAAGGGACCGCCGACCGACCCGGGGAAGAACCACCTGGCGGTCCAGACCGAGGACCACCCCCTCGAATACGGCAGCTTCGAAGGCACGATCCCGAAGGGGGAGTACGGTGCCGGCGACGTCGAGATCTGGGACTCGGGAACCTGCGACATCGAGAAGTGGAACGAAGGCAGGGAAGTCATCGCGGTCCTCTATGGACGTGACGACGGCGGCCTCGGGGGAGTGCAGCGGTTCGCGCTGTTCAACACCGGGAGCCACGGCCCGAACAAGGATCCCGAGAAGAACTGGATGATCCATCTCATGGAGGACGAGCCGAAGAAGGCGGCCCCCTCCGCCGGTCGCAAGCGGGCGGCCCTGCCTGCGGATCTGTCTCCGATGCTCGCGAGCGTCGGAGACATCGACTCCGTCCGGCGGGAGGCAGAGGACTGGGCGTTCGAGATGAAGTGGGACGGCATCCGTGCCCTGGCAAGGGTGCAGCCGGGCGACGCGGACCGCAGCAGCGTCGAGCTGACCAGCCGCAACGGTCGAGACATGACGAACACCTACCCGGAGCTTCGCGAACTGGCCGAGTGTGTTGATGTCGACTGCATCCTCGACGGGGAGATCGTCGCCCTCGGGCGGGGCAGCCGACCGGACTTCGGGGGCCTCCAGCGCAGAATGGGGTTGAGCCGGGACAGCGATGTCGAACGGGAGCAGCGACGCACACCCGTCTACCTCATGCTCTTCGACGTCCTCCACGCGGACGGAACCTCGCTGCTGCGCGCCCCCTATACGCAACGGCGCGAACGTCTGTTCGACCTCGTGACCGAGAGCGAGCACATCCAAATTCCCGACACGTTCGAGGGAAGCGTCGACGCCGCCTTCGAGTCCAGCCGGAAGCTCCGACTCGAAGGAGTGATGGCAAAACGGACCGACAGCGTCTACCTCCCCGGAAAACGCACCCGCACCTGGGCCAAGCTCAAGCACGCCTCGACGCGCGATGTCATCATCGTCGGCTGGCGCACCGGAGAAGGCGAACGCGCTGACAGCTTTGCCTCACTGCTGGTCGCCGCCCACGACGACGGACTCCACTACCTGGGCCGCGTGGGTACCGGGTTCGACGGCGAGGCATTGCAGAGTCTGCGGGCCCGACTCGATCGCCGGTCACGGAAGACGCCGGCGCTCACGGTGCCTGCCGCCGAATCGCGAGATGCCCACTGGGTGCGCCCCGACCTCGTCGGGGAGGTCCGGTTCTCGGGCCTGACCGAGGCCGGTCGCCTGCGGCACCCTGTATGGCGCGGCCTGCGCTCCGACATCGACGCGGAGGATGTGCGGGTCTGA